The genomic segment CTTCCACCGAACGATATCTTGCTTTCCTTTCTCTACCAAGTCCTTGATCCATTGTCCAACCACCGGAAGCATCTTGAAGCCGTGGCCCGAGTCGCCTGTCGCCAGATACAGGCCTTTCTTCCCAGGCACAGCATCGATGACATAGTCCGAGTCCGCCGTATCGGCACACCAGCAGATGTGCTGGTCGACAAAAGGCCTATCAGCCAGGCCCGGAAGGGTCTCCTGGGGCAGCTTTCGAATTCGACGCACGTCAACCTCGGGCACGAAGTCGTTCTTCTCGGGAGGCGTGGACAGGCCTGTCGTCGTCGAGTAATTGGTGTAGCCTCCACCACTTGGGGAAAGCTTGAGGATGCCCGTGCCGGGTTCTGGCTCAAAGAAGAAACCCAAGTCCCGAGCGTGTGTGACCGGTATTCCCTTCAAGCGCGCTGCTTCCTCCGGCTGGAGTTGTATGTGCAAGACACTCCATGCCTTTGCCGTGACTTGACGGCCGACGGAAGGGAGCACGTTTCCGAGCGAAGCCCCGACCATAAGAATCGTGGTCGCTGCCTTGAAGTCTTTGCCTGAAGTCGTGCGGGCGCCAATGCATTTGTCCCCGTCATACGTGAGGCTCGCAACATTCTCCCCAGTGTGGATCTCGACTCCCTGGGCTTTGATGTATTCATAGACTGCCTTGAGCGCATTCGCGGCATGCGCATAACCCGCGAACTGATTGAAATACCCTTCCCATCCTTGCATGGGCCCGTCCAGTGCCGGCGCAGATTTGGCGATATCTTCTCTGTTCTTGATCGGGTTGATCCTACCAGCCCAAGCTGGATGCACCCGGATACTCTCAAGAGATTTAGCTAGGGTCTTTTTCGTCTTTTCCGGCGCTGCTGCTGAGTTGGCTAAGAGGTACCCCGTCTGGTGGTAGTGCGGCGCGAATAGTTCGTTGTCGGCCCATTCCGACATGGCCTGCAAGGCCAGCTCAGTATAGAAGGGGTCTTCATATTCTGCGCGGACAATTTTGTTGACGTCGTTGCCCGCCGAGAGAGACGAGGGAACGGATGTTCCTTTCTCGAGAATCGTGATGGACTTGTACCCGGCACGGGTGAAGTGATACGCCGCTGACAGGCCAAAGGTGCCAGCGCCAATGATCAATATTGAGTCTTGCAGGTCAGGCATCTTGGCTTTTACCCTTTTCGGTTTATTGCGAACAAGAGTTCACAGTCAGAGGACTATGGCGGAATGATGTCGATTTTGAGTTCTGGAAGCCAAGTCGCATTCAGCTCCGACGTCGGATCGAGGGCCGCTCTCCCGCGCTGCTCGGAGTCAGGCCCCTCACGGCAAAGGTGTCCGAGATAAGAAGCCCACCGCGGGGAAGTGGAAACGGCGACCCCAGTCCGATACCACATTGTCGGCGCGCTCACACCGAAGCCGAACCAAAATCTCTTCTATGCCTATCGTCGCCTATCTTCAACCACATATGTGGTATGCATCTGCGGGGTAAAGAGACTGAGTCGGGCTTCCACGCTGAGGCTCATGAGTTCCGCCCCTATTTGTTATGGTCTCTCATCTGGGGTTTCGAGGCCCTATCTGCAGCTCAATACTGAACATGCCATCAACATGTCGTAGCCCCGTTGAGGGAGTCACCACTTTCTCATCCCATCTAGAGAATACTAAAGTACCTTTTTGTCGTGTCGTAGTAGAAGAAATATCCCGACCATGGCCTGGCAGTCACGCATACAAATACCCAGCCAAGGTTGTGAACGTACTTGCTTCCGGCCGTGTGAGCCAAGAGCTGAATGCATGCCAAGAGCGAGTACCCCATACACATTTCTACAATACTCGACCTCTTGGTTTCTTTTTTGTCTTTTCAGCTACTCTGCTGCTTCCTTCCAAGTGTTGACCATGTCTTAGATGCACAACTGCGACTGTTTGTTGAATGCGTCAGCACTATCTTATCAAATGATGTCTCTCGGCCTGTCGCGTCACGCTGGCGATTTGGAGGCTGAGTTCTTCCTGTTCCAAGGTGGCGACGTCTCTTGTTCTCCCCTTTCCTTGAATGAATCATGATCTTGCCTCAAGCAGGTCCCGGGAAAGCGAGCCTCTATCGTCGGCCTACATGTACCGATGTTCTGCACCAACCGCTCTCGGTCGCCTGGCATCATACTGCAGAAAGTGCATGAGTCACACACACGCTTACATTTATGATCCTCAGGGATTGATGTTGTCGTCCAAATGCCACAATCTACCTGTACACTTGAACTGTCAACCCATGACTTCTCCGTCCTACTTCAGTGAACAATCCTATCAAAGTGAACCGCGAATGACATGACCGGACTTGTGACAGCTGTTGCCCTGTCTTATGCCGTGTGCCGCATAAGGCAGCCCTTGTCACGTTGTTGCCCGACTCCGTGAACCCCAAGACCACCTTACTAAGTTACTTCGAACTGTCCAGTCTTTAGCTTTCATGTCTTTGGTAACCCAAGTCGAACAAGATGTTCCGTAAGACCAAAAGAGTCCCAGCCGTCTCTCTCTGCCTGGTCTCGAAGCCATACCAGACCTATCATGCCAGCTCCATTCGCCCCTACGCTGTTTCTCCCTACAAGTCGACGCGGCACCACGCATATCCAATGTTCAGCCATGACGACATTGTAGTCGCAAACTTCCCTATCAGATGTCTGAACTTTCCTTGTTGCAGAGACTAGTCTTTGGAGACTATGGTAGGCCTGTTCAGGGGTTGCTGCTTGGGGTAACCGCAACACGAAATGTAGGTTGGGAACCCCAGGAATTTCTGAATTGATCTCTGCATCGAACATTCTGTCAGCGTCCGCCTCTACATACGAATTGAAATTCAATACTTCTTGTGAGAAACGACTAGGATCAGTGATATCTTACCGGTTTCAGACGTCGCCTTCTGAGGATACAGCGAAAAGTGAGTCGGCTGAGGAAAAATCTGCATATGCTTATGGCCCTGAGATGATCCGGCGTCGACGCCGCAATTGTAGATCATCAATTGGGGCCCCAGAGTTGGCTTGAGTGCATCTGTCACAGCCCGAGCAGCCTCAACATCAACCATGTTGAGGTCTTGCGTCTGAGGTTCAAAGAGTCGGGTATATAGGACAAATGCCGGCCGATACACACAGCACAGATTGAGCTTCAGTGCATGATGAGATCCTACTTGAGCAACGATGAAGTCGGGATCTGGGTTGAGGAACGGGCCCTTGTCCGCCGTGCGCTTAGGGTCATCTCGCTCCAAGTATGGCTTTCTTTTCAAGGCTGGACTGATGCGGAACTCGAACTGGTTAAGTCTAGTCAGAAGCCTCTTTGGAGACTGGTTACCTTCGGGGTAGAGTTACAGGCTGCCTCGTACCTCAAAGCCGTTGTGGGAGACAATCTCGCTTTTAGATTCGCTGTAGAATAGCTTGCCCTGAGAAACCAAGTCGTCGAACATAAGTAGAGACTTGAAGCCCAGATCTGCCGGCAACGTGATCTTTTCCGTTGCCATGTCTACAGCACAGCAACATTAGATGAGATCCAACTGTAATTCCTTAGTTGCCTCGCCCTCGAATTGTGGTGAGCTCCGGGTGATAAGTTGGATGAGCGGTCTGGAAGCAAGACATTCTCCCTTCGCTCGGCTGGCGTGGGGTTCATCGGGATGTTAGTGTCTACGCTGTATCTTTGTAGGCTGCGCTATCAGAGGGTTACCCGATTAGCAAGGCGTGCACTCGACATCAACTCACTGACTGTGGCCTTCCTACCAAAGTAGTCTATTCAGTCAAAAATGCCCGATTATGATCCTATTGAACAGATTATTATACAAGCGATGATAATCGCTAGTTTCTGTATGCTATAATGCTTTTCAAACTCCAGGCAAAGTTTTGCTGGTTGGAATCTTTGGGTTTCGTCATGCTATAATCACTGAAGGTCCAATCATTCTAGGTGACTTGGCTTAGCGAGAAACGTGCTGGAAAGTTGCGGTCATGTTCCGTACACGTATTGTGAGACTAGTAAGTTGCGAACGCTGAGTGGATCGAAAGATTTGCGGCTTAGGGAGTTCCAGTTTATCTTAGGGGCTTTTGGTTTTGTGTATCTTTTGAGATTGAATTCGAGGTAGAGAACCCATGTTGTGAAGAGGAAACCCTGGGCTCTGTTCCTAATCTCAGTGTTCTGTTACCAACGATTTGCCAGTTGTTATGAACATACCTGCAAATGGCAGAGAAGATGGCAAAAAGCTTCATTCACCCGTGCAACGAACCGCCCATTTGCGGCCTTTCTAATGGCTGAGGTGATACGTGTGGTCGAGTTTCATGTCACGCCAAAGTGATGTAGGCCGCACATTTTGTCGGGCAGTTCTCATTAGCGTCAGGAAATGTTCGCCATAGTGATGTCGCGCATGCATACCAGGTCCTGGGTGCTTGAGAAAGTCGGAGGGCCGCAATTTCAGAGCCTCTGAATGGTGGCAACTCCCTGTATTTACACGTCAATCATCGCCTTCTCCCGGTAACCCTGCGAGAATTCGCTGCCTAGTGGCCGTATATTGGGGCTCGGCTACGTTGCTCAGTGGATAGAAATAAGCACGCAGCCTCACTTTGtgtcacgtaacagggatagtaatcgcacctcacaaagtgcccgtcacgtgctgaatcacgtgtctatctcagatatcgtgtatatagaccttttccttttgtctatttccactttgatagttaagccacttttaccacactccgtatgcccattgctgcgtgccataactcgtgacacTTTGATTCCCTCATTGGAGACCTCCACAGAGTTGGCTGACAGAGCCATGGAAAATCTAATCCTGCAGAGCACATTTCGTTTGTGTGGCGACTAGAGTAATCTTAAATCACGACATCGAAGCGAACATCTAATGTGAAAGAAGTTGTTGGCGATGAGACTGAGCGCAGTCCAGCATACCAACTTGCGATCTGTATCCCAGAGCCGACGATGTACCAGCCACTAGACCGCGACGCAGCAGACCAGTCACCACTCAACTACAACAAGAGCCAACAGCCCAGCCAGATTCGCCCTGTTGTACCAGACCATGGCGTCGCAAGCCTCAAGCCGAAGAAGAAGTCCAAGCAGACACCCAAGCGCCTAAGTCTCTTCCTCAAATTCAGTCTCGTCGCCTCGTTGCTCTTCCTCGCAGGCGCCGTCGCCTTTATCTCATGGCTATGGTGGGCACCCCACCAAGACGTCTGCTGGCGGAAATGGGTCCTCGCCCCGAACCGGCTCCAACTGAGCATAACTCTATCCGCCGTCGTCATCCGAACTGCCATAGGCATACTGGCCACCGCGGCCACGGCCATGCTTGCGTCGATCGCGATCGAGCGGAGGGGCGTATACCTCCAAGACATAGCCCAAGTTTCCGTCGCGCGCTTCTCTAGTGACGGACCGCTATCCCTGAGTCTCCTCGCGCTCACGAGCTCATCGCTACAGCCACTAGTCCGCCTGGTTCTGGCGCTCTTGGCTATCACGACGATTGCTGCGCAGTTCACATCTACTCTTCTTGTAGCGGATCTCGAATCGCGCCGGGTTGTCACTTTTCCTGATTCGGTGTCCAATGCGTATACCTTCATCTCAGGGAACCTCTCGAGCGGCAGGCCGCCTGAAGCTGTCTCCGGGTACGCGCACAACTACTGGATCCAACGACCGCGACTTACGGAAACATTTGCAGAGTACACAGGCACGGCAgcagaaggagaaggactGGATGACACCGGCCCAACAGTCAGAGCATTCCTCCCCGTGGCATCGCAGCAAGAGCGCGAGTCGCTCCTCGAGTTCCAAGGCATGGCCAGAGTCCTAGACACGCGGTTCATCTGCATGAGGCCGCAGCTCAGGAACGTTCGCCCGTGCAACGGCACAGACGGCGTCGACATTTGCGGATCGATACGGCTCGATCCCACCGTGGACGCGGCGGCTGCGGCGGGGCTGACGTGGACGGATGAGATGAACTTCAATTTTAGTTGTCCTGTGACGGGGTACATGGGCAATCGATACGACTGGCAGATTTGCGCGTATGAGACGCTGAACTGG from the Colletotrichum lupini chromosome 3, complete sequence genome contains:
- a CDS encoding FAD dependent oxidoreductase, with protein sequence MPDLQDSILIIGAGTFGLSAAYHFTRAGYKSITILEKGTSVPSSLSAGNDVNKIVRAEYEDPFYTELALQAMSEWADNELFAPHYHQTGYLLANSAAAPEKTKKTLAKSLESIRVHPAWAGRINPIKNREDIAKSAPALDGPMQGWEGYFNQFAGYAHAANALKAVYEYIKAQGVEIHTGENVASLTYDGDKCIGARTTSGKDFKAATTILMVGASLGNVLPSVGRQVTAKAWSVLHIQLQPEEAARLKGIPVTHARDLGFFFEPEPGTGILKLSPSGGGYTNYSTTTGLSTPPEKNDFVPEVDVRRIRKLPQETLPGLADRPFVDQHICWCADTADSDYVIDAVPGKKGLYLATGDSGHGFKMLPVVGQWIKDLVEKGKQDIVRWKWKEGSDAGQNVSWRAGEVVDLKDI